A region from the Brachyspira hampsonii genome encodes:
- a CDS encoding DEAD/DEAH box helicase family protein, translating into MLSNMLQNVIQSEIGRKTIEKIEIPISITKNIKNTLRPYQINSLQYFIAYLNEYDNNKNKHLMFNMATGSGKTLIMASLILYLYEKGYRNFLFFVNSVNIIDKTRENFFNISSNKYLFNSEIIINNKNIEIKEVNNFDYSDDYNINIFVTSIQYLHNLLKENKENAFDITNLQDKKIVILADEAHHFNAETSKNKIPQKELFEEEKSNENWESTVQTIFQSNKDNFLLEFTATIDYENKSIVDKYLDKTIFKYDLLKFRQDLYSKEIDIIQNDVDKKYLMLGAVILSEYRREIASNNGIELKPIILFKAHKLIKESQANQEIFNDLIDNLKEKDIDKLYKSNLKENDKKNIIYKSIEYFKDKYKYFDIFISRIKEAFKREYQLITNEKTKPSEEKNDKDSKEISKQNKLLNTLENKDNPIRVIFSVNKLNEGWDVLNLFDIVRLYETRDADTKKKKAGKTTISEAQLIGRGARYYPLRLDYYNDDEIYKRKYDKDLDNDKRILETLYYHSIKDSRYISELRTVLREHGLLDDVYCREEDFKLKEIVAKYADTNFIFSNRKEEKARLYKEDKTLIGNKKSFEDIKSYFKNITLEYICKTGSIKVEHAINEEDKNLTESEKLRNLKIESLGKPKHKSFGDIKDYIKINAWYKMNYGFDKLKPKFQDLKNLYELFYHLRDIKFIFFNLNDKYININEEYINFLTNVFYPKLIKIIDENYSEYIGTKEFYPQLIKDVFREKKKKIYNEKLCADMGNIEYYAQNILYADSDLEIYFSTKHIYEVIEYLKEKGYNNIYLFRNDQDLAIYNFDNGTAFYPDFILICEYKKEQIHYQVFLEPKGKHLESSPEEKAKQDFLLSIKNNSTLNKDIFELDTDKYILFGMRFFTDDNSNSQKWNDELKNEFKG; encoded by the coding sequence ATGTTATCTAATATGTTGCAAAATGTTATACAATCTGAGATAGGCAGAAAAACTATTGAAAAAATTGAAATACCTATTTCTATTACTAAAAATATAAAAAATACTTTAAGACCATATCAAATAAATAGTTTACAGTATTTTATAGCATATTTAAATGAATATGATAATAATAAAAATAAACATTTAATGTTTAATATGGCTACAGGAAGCGGTAAAACATTAATAATGGCTTCTTTGATACTTTATTTATATGAAAAAGGCTATAGAAATTTTTTATTCTTTGTAAATTCTGTAAATATTATAGATAAAACAAGAGAAAATTTTTTTAATATATCAAGTAATAAATATCTTTTTAATAGTGAAATAATAATTAATAATAAAAATATTGAAATAAAAGAAGTTAATAATTTTGATTATTCAGATGATTATAATATAAATATATTTGTAACTTCTATACAATATTTACATAATTTATTAAAAGAAAATAAAGAAAATGCTTTTGATATAACAAATTTACAAGATAAAAAGATTGTTATATTAGCAGATGAAGCACATCATTTTAATGCAGAAACATCTAAAAATAAAATTCCACAGAAAGAACTTTTTGAAGAAGAAAAATCAAATGAAAATTGGGAAAGTACTGTACAAACTATATTTCAATCTAACAAAGACAATTTTTTACTTGAATTTACAGCTACTATAGATTATGAAAACAAATCTATAGTTGATAAATATTTAGATAAAACAATATTTAAATATGATTTATTGAAATTCAGACAAGATTTATATTCTAAAGAAATTGATATAATACAAAATGATGTTGATAAAAAGTATTTAATGCTTGGTGCTGTTATACTTAGTGAATATAGGAGAGAAATTGCTTCAAATAATGGTATAGAGTTAAAACCAATAATTTTATTTAAAGCACATAAACTTATAAAAGAATCCCAAGCAAATCAGGAAATATTTAACGATTTAATAGACAATTTAAAAGAAAAAGATATTGATAAATTATACAAATCTAATCTTAAAGAAAATGATAAAAAGAATATTATATATAAATCTATAGAGTATTTTAAAGATAAATATAAATATTTTGATATATTTATAAGCCGTATAAAAGAGGCTTTTAAAAGAGAATATCAATTAATAACTAATGAAAAAACTAAACCATCAGAAGAAAAAAATGATAAAGACAGTAAGGAAATTTCAAAACAAAATAAATTATTAAATACTCTTGAAAATAAAGATAATCCTATAAGAGTTATTTTTAGTGTAAATAAATTAAATGAAGGCTGGGACGTTTTAAATTTATTTGATATAGTTAGATTATATGAAACAAGAGATGCAGATACAAAAAAGAAAAAGGCAGGTAAAACTACAATAAGCGAAGCTCAGTTAATAGGAAGAGGGGCAAGATATTATCCTTTAAGATTGGATTATTATAATGATGATGAAATATATAAAAGGAAATACGATAAAGATTTAGATAATGATAAAAGAATATTAGAAACATTATATTATCATAGTATAAAAGACAGCAGATATATATCAGAATTGAGAACTGTATTAAGAGAACATGGACTTTTAGATGATGTATACTGCAGAGAAGAAGATTTTAAACTAAAAGAAATTGTAGCAAAATATGCTGATACAAATTTTATATTTTCTAATAGAAAAGAAGAAAAAGCTAGGTTGTATAAAGAGGATAAAACATTAATAGGAAATAAAAAATCTTTTGAAGATATTAAATCTTATTTTAAAAATATAACATTAGAATATATTTGTAAAACAGGTTCAATAAAAGTAGAACATGCCATTAATGAAGAAGATAAAAATTTAACAGAAAGTGAAAAACTTAGAAATCTTAAAATAGAATCTTTAGGAAAGCCTAAGCATAAAAGTTTTGGAGATATTAAAGATTATATAAAAATTAATGCTTGGTATAAAATGAATTATGGATTTGATAAACTTAAACCTAAATTTCAAGATTTAAAAAATTTATATGAATTATTTTACCATTTAAGAGATATAAAATTTATTTTCTTCAATTTGAATGATAAATACATAAATATAAATGAAGAGTATATTAACTTTCTTACAAATGTATTTTATCCTAAATTAATTAAAATAATTGATGAAAATTATAGCGAATATATAGGAACAAAAGAGTTTTACCCTCAATTAATAAAAGATGTGTTCAGAGAAAAAAAGAAAAAGATATACAATGAAAAATTATGTGCTGATATGGGTAATATAGAATATTATGCACAAAATATTTTATATGCTGATAGCGATTTAGAAATATATTTCTCTACAAAACATATTTATGAGGTTATAGAATATTTAAAAGAAAAAGGCTATAACAATATATATTTATTTAGAAATGATCAAGATTTAGCTATATATAATTTTGATAATGGAACTGCTTTTTATCCTGATTTTATTTTAATATGCGAATATAAAAAAGAACAGATTCATTATCAAGTATTTTTAGAACCTAAAGGAAAACATTTAGAATCTTCACCAGAAGAAAAAGCAAAACAGGATTTTTTACTCTCTATAAAAAATAATAGTACTTTAAATAAAGATATTTTTGAACTTGATACAGATAAATACATTTTATTTGGTATGAGATTTTTTACAGATGATAATAGTAATTCTCAAAAATGGAATGATGAATTGAAAAATGAATTTAAAGGATAA
- a CDS encoding ABC transporter substrate-binding protein has protein sequence MKLFANRIMIILIISIMILSCGGNENTSKKSSLVIYSPSSRDFIDPLIEDFKSKNPNIEVEVIIAGTGELIKRIETEKNDPLCDVLMAANINLVKNNQDLFENYTSTNENEILDSYKNAEGSMTRFMISPSVLIVNTNLVGNINIEGYSDLTNEQLKGKIAFNDPSSSSSSFKHLVTMLYTMGKDDINKGWDYVNKLCDNLDGKLLTGSSAVYKGVADGEYTVGLTFENAAANYAASGSPVKLVYMKEGVIMEPAGIYIIKNAKNMENAKKFLDYMTSFDTQKKMNDELNARAVRKDLGSSPILVDIKNINAITSNEELEYIDNFVKENQESWLEKFKNIITDKL, from the coding sequence ATGAAACTTTTTGCTAATAGAATAATGATAATTTTGATAATTTCTATAATGATATTGTCATGCGGCGGCAATGAGAACACATCAAAAAAATCATCTTTAGTAATATATTCACCTTCATCAAGGGATTTCATAGATCCATTAATAGAAGATTTCAAAAGTAAAAATCCAAATATAGAAGTAGAAGTAATAATAGCCGGAACAGGCGAATTAATAAAAAGAATAGAAACCGAAAAAAATGATCCATTATGTGATGTCTTAATGGCAGCTAATATTAATTTGGTAAAGAATAATCAGGATTTATTTGAAAATTACACATCAACAAATGAAAATGAAATACTAGACAGCTATAAAAATGCAGAAGGCTCTATGACAAGATTTATGATTAGCCCAAGCGTTTTAATAGTAAATACTAATCTCGTAGGAAATATCAATATAGAAGGTTATTCTGATTTAACTAATGAACAATTAAAAGGTAAAATAGCCTTTAATGATCCTTCATCTTCATCATCATCTTTTAAACATTTAGTTACTATGTTATATACAATGGGAAAAGATGATATTAATAAAGGTTGGGATTATGTTAATAAATTATGCGATAATTTGGATGGAAAATTACTTACAGGTTCTTCTGCAGTATATAAAGGTGTTGCTGATGGGGAATATACTGTAGGACTTACATTTGAAAATGCTGCTGCCAATTATGCTGCTTCTGGTTCGCCTGTAAAATTGGTATATATGAAAGAGGGTGTTATAATGGAGCCGGCAGGCATATATATAATAAAGAATGCTAAAAATATGGAAAACGCTAAAAAGTTTTTGGATTATATGACTAGCTTTGATACTCAAAAAAAAATGAATGATGAGCTTAATGCAAGAGCTGTGAGAAAAGATTTGGGAAGTTCTCCTATATTAGTTGATATAAAAAATATCAACGCTATCACTTCAAATGAGGAATTAGAATATATAGATAATTTTGTAAAAGAGAATCAGGAGAGCTGGCTTGAAAAATTTAAAAATATAATTACAGATAAATTATAA
- a CDS encoding ABC transporter substrate-binding protein, which produces MKNIIKLFLVSLIAVILISSCSSKKEENMNSLVIYTPATRFFIDRLVEEFNKKNPDINVEIIIAGTAEIIKRIEAEKNDPLGDIFFAANENILKYNSELFEDYVTTNYDNIYEDYRSKEKYITGFMLSPSVLIINTNLIKDIKIEGYADLLNPSLKGQIAFNDPTTSSSSFEQLVNMLYAMGNGNPENGWDYVEKLYANLDGKLLSSSSAVYKGVADGEYAVGLTFESAAANYIHTGSPIDVIYMKEGVLTKAHSMAIIKNAKNLENAKKFVDYVTSYDAQKIINDELFTRAIIKNLEGSQILMPLENINDIKEDEEMVDKNKDAWLEKFKNIVTGI; this is translated from the coding sequence ATGAAAAACATCATTAAATTATTTTTAGTATCTTTGATTGCAGTAATATTAATTTCCTCATGTTCCAGTAAAAAAGAGGAAAACATGAATAGTCTAGTAATATATACTCCTGCCACTAGATTTTTTATTGACAGACTTGTAGAAGAATTTAATAAAAAAAATCCTGACATAAATGTAGAAATTATTATAGCAGGTACCGCTGAAATAATAAAAAGAATAGAAGCCGAAAAAAATGATCCTTTAGGCGATATATTTTTTGCTGCTAATGAAAATATATTGAAATATAATTCAGAGCTTTTTGAAGATTATGTTACAACAAATTATGACAATATATATGAGGATTACAGAAGCAAAGAAAAATACATAACAGGCTTTATGCTTAGTCCAAGCGTATTGATAATAAATACAAATTTAATAAAAGACATAAAAATAGAAGGCTATGCTGATTTGCTTAATCCATCTTTGAAAGGACAAATAGCATTTAATGATCCTACTACTTCATCATCATCTTTTGAACAGTTAGTTAATATGCTTTATGCTATGGGTAATGGCAATCCTGAAAATGGATGGGATTATGTAGAAAAATTATATGCCAATTTAGACGGCAAACTTTTAAGCAGTTCTTCTGCCGTATATAAAGGCGTTGCTGACGGAGAATATGCTGTAGGACTTACATTTGAAAGTGCAGCTGCCAACTATATACATACAGGCTCTCCTATAGATGTTATATACATGAAAGAAGGTGTACTAACTAAAGCACATTCTATGGCTATAATAAAAAATGCTAAAAATTTAGAAAATGCCAAAAAGTTTGTAGATTATGTAACAAGCTATGATGCACAAAAAATCATTAATGATGAATTATTCACAAGGGCAATAATAAAAAATTTAGAAGGTTCTCAAATACTTATGCCTCTTGAAAATATAAATGATATAAAAGAAGACGAAGAAATGGTTGATAAAAACAAAGATGCTTGGCTTGAAAAATTTAAAAATATAGTTACAGGCATCTAA
- a CDS encoding ABC transporter permease: protein MKNKIKTILKKMDFWTYITIIITFIFALFLVYPLFSLFLSSFKDVKTDAWTLNNFIRFFTKKYYYSTLINSFAVTTSVTILAVLIGTPLAYCMKMYNLKGKRIIEILIIISMMSPAFIGAYSWILLLGRNGVITRFFSYIGINIPNIYGFDGILLVFSLKLYPFIFMYIYGALGKIDNVLLEASENLGASSFVRNMTVTIPLIKPTIVSAGLIVFMNALADFGTPMLIGEGYRTMPTMIYSEFISEVGSNANFSASMSVIMVIITTMMFIFQKYIVNKRSYSMNSMNSIKSKNIKGIKSILIHSIIYILVLVSILPQITVIYTSFLKTNRSVFTNQFSFESYATIFHSLASSIKNTYIYGIITILIIIVIGMLTAYITIRRKNIFTNIIDIVSMFPYIIPGSVLGITFLTAFNKPPIILTGSSIIIIISLVIRRLPYTLRSSSAILYQIDKNVDEASISLGASEIKTFFNITAKLMLSGVLSGAILSWITVINELSSSVILYTTKSRTMSVAIYQEVIRASYGTAAALSTILTLTTIISLIIFFKISSKKEITL, encoded by the coding sequence ATGAAAAACAAAATTAAAACTATATTAAAAAAAATGGACTTTTGGACATATATTACTATAATAATAACATTTATTTTTGCTTTATTTTTAGTCTATCCATTGTTTTCATTATTTTTAAGCAGTTTTAAAGATGTAAAAACTGATGCTTGGACATTAAATAATTTTATAAGATTTTTCACCAAAAAATATTATTACAGTACATTAATAAATAGTTTTGCAGTAACAACTTCTGTAACGATACTTGCTGTACTAATAGGTACACCTTTAGCATACTGTATGAAGATGTATAATTTAAAAGGCAAGCGAATCATAGAAATTCTCATAATTATATCTATGATGTCTCCTGCATTTATAGGGGCTTATTCTTGGATACTTCTTCTTGGAAGAAATGGAGTTATTACAAGATTTTTCTCATATATAGGTATTAATATACCAAATATATATGGTTTTGACGGAATACTTTTAGTTTTTTCTCTGAAATTATATCCATTTATATTTATGTATATTTACGGGGCTTTGGGTAAAATAGATAATGTACTTTTAGAAGCTTCTGAAAACTTGGGAGCTTCTAGTTTTGTGCGAAATATGACTGTAACTATACCATTAATAAAACCAACTATAGTTTCAGCTGGTCTAATTGTATTTATGAATGCATTGGCTGATTTTGGAACACCTATGCTTATAGGAGAGGGATATAGAACTATGCCTACTATGATATATTCAGAATTCATAAGCGAAGTAGGAAGTAATGCTAATTTTTCAGCATCTATGTCGGTTATAATGGTAATAATCACAACTATGATGTTTATATTTCAAAAATATATTGTAAATAAAAGATCATATTCTATGAATTCTATGAACAGCATAAAATCAAAAAATATAAAAGGTATAAAATCTATATTAATTCATAGCATAATATATATTTTAGTTTTAGTTTCTATACTTCCTCAAATTACAGTAATATATACTTCATTCTTAAAAACAAACAGATCCGTTTTTACAAATCAATTTTCTTTTGAAAGCTATGCAACAATATTTCATTCCCTAGCTTCTTCAATAAAGAATACATACATATATGGAATAATAACAATATTAATAATAATAGTTATAGGAATGCTCACAGCATACATAACAATCAGAAGAAAAAATATATTTACTAACATAATAGATATAGTATCAATGTTCCCATATATAATACCCGGCTCTGTACTCGGAATAACATTTTTAACAGCATTCAATAAACCTCCAATAATATTAACAGGCAGCTCCATAATTATTATAATATCATTAGTAATAAGAAGACTTCCTTATACTTTAAGATCTAGCTCTGCCATACTTTATCAAATAGATAAAAATGTTGATGAAGCTTCTATAAGTTTGGGGGCTTCAGAAATAAAAACTTTTTTTAATATAACAGCAAAATTAATGCTCTCAGGCGTATTATCAGGAGCAATACTTAGCTGGATAACAGTTATTAATGAATTAAGCTCATCTGTTATTCTTTATACAACTAAATCAAGAACTATGTCCGTAGCAATTTATCAGGAAGTTATAAGGGCTAGTTACGGAACTGCAGCCGCACTTTCTACAATACTTACTCTAACAACTATTATATCGCTTATTATATTTTTTAAAATCAGCAGTAAAAAAGAAATTACATTATAA
- a CDS encoding biotin--[acetyl-CoA-carboxylase] ligase — MKVNIFTENLNTKIYGQNTLLFESLESTNKKMIEDLNNGMKLEEGSVYIALVQTSGKGSYGNKWESNNDLGLWFSILVYSPYRKEALSFLPGIALSKCLREKYNVDAHVKWPNDVLVDNKKISGTLIQVAPYENINACVIGTGVNLYQSREDFDLSIRNKATSLYIETNKKVKLESFYKDLIYYFEDIYTGSKKLSEYFKEYSKMIGKTIKALKDNSEIYAYVKGITEEGYLQVEVNGKDETWISRASLDIDTNY, encoded by the coding sequence ATGAAAGTTAACATATTTACAGAAAATTTAAATACTAAAATATACGGACAGAATACTTTATTATTTGAATCATTAGAAAGTACAAATAAAAAAATGATAGAAGATTTAAATAATGGCATGAAGTTAGAAGAGGGCAGTGTATATATAGCATTAGTACAGACATCCGGAAAGGGCAGCTATGGTAATAAATGGGAATCAAATAATGATTTAGGATTATGGTTTAGTATTTTAGTTTATTCTCCTTATAGAAAAGAGGCTTTAAGTTTTTTGCCGGGTATAGCATTGAGTAAATGTTTAAGAGAGAAATATAATGTTGATGCTCATGTTAAATGGCCTAATGATGTTTTGGTAGATAATAAAAAAATATCAGGAACCCTTATACAAGTTGCACCTTATGAAAATATAAATGCATGTGTCATAGGAACAGGAGTTAATTTATATCAAAGCAGGGAAGATTTTGATTTGAGTATAAGAAATAAAGCTACTTCATTGTATATAGAAACTAATAAAAAGGTTAAATTAGAAAGTTTTTATAAAGATTTGATTTATTATTTTGAAGATATTTATACAGGAAGTAAAAAATTATCAGAATATTTTAAAGAGTATAGTAAAATGATAGGTAAAACCATAAAGGCTCTAAAAGATAATTCTGAAATATACGCTTATGTAAAAGGAATAACCGAAGAAGGATATTTACAAGTTGAAGTTAATGGGAAAGATGAAACTTGGATATCCAGAGCTTCTCTAGATATAGATACAAATTATTAA
- a CDS encoding basic amino acid ABC transporter substrate-binding protein — MKKILILLMVISSIIIMSCGGSKTSETENKQIYVGIDVDFPPFGYLNSDGQIGGFDYDIMSEIAKLSGLNVEFTHMQFNGLLPALQRKKIDAIIAAMTVTEERKLSVNFSEPYYVSSQVMLVHKDDDTIKTFDDLVGKNIGVVIGTTGDTIMTEKAGVNNEKFDTGAAAVLALKEKKISAVVFDKEPCKNFAKYNEDIKLIESDAVKEDYAIAVRKDDTALLEKINAGLSQIMTNGTYEKLIEKNFQ; from the coding sequence ATGAAAAAAATACTAATCTTATTAATGGTTATTTCTTCAATAATCATTATGTCATGCGGCGGTTCAAAAACATCAGAAACGGAAAACAAACAAATATATGTTGGAATAGATGTTGATTTTCCTCCTTTCGGTTATTTGAATAGTGATGGACAAATAGGCGGATTCGATTATGATATAATGAGCGAGATTGCAAAATTATCAGGATTGAATGTGGAGTTTACTCATATGCAGTTTAACGGACTTCTTCCTGCACTTCAGAGAAAAAAAATAGATGCTATAATAGCTGCTATGACTGTTACTGAGGAAAGAAAATTATCTGTTAATTTCTCAGAGCCTTATTATGTTTCAAGTCAGGTTATGCTAGTTCATAAAGATGATGATACAATAAAAACATTTGATGATTTAGTTGGAAAAAATATCGGGGTTGTTATAGGCACTACAGGAGATACTATAATGACTGAAAAAGCAGGTGTAAATAATGAAAAATTTGATACAGGTGCTGCTGCTGTACTTGCTTTGAAAGAAAAGAAAATATCAGCTGTAGTATTTGATAAAGAGCCTTGTAAAAATTTTGCTAAATATAATGAAGATATAAAATTAATAGAAAGCGATGCAGTAAAAGAAGATTATGCTATTGCTGTAAGAAAAGATGATACAGCACTTTTAGAAAAAATAAATGCAGGACTTTCTCAAATAATGACAAATGGTACTTATGAAAAATTAATAGAAAAGAACTTTCAATAA
- a CDS encoding sigma-70 family RNA polymerase sigma factor codes for MLKKDINQEYKGPVSVYLKQIGEIRRLTKEEELDLWQRLEVCRDNRAALENNDDAESLKKIEEIDKEIDSIQHKLVKSNLRLVISIAKRYYNSGVPFIDIIDEGNIGLIEAVKRFEYKKGFKFSTYGVWWIKQSIVKEISSKRHIIRFPMHIARLIKKSIQTSKILTQKLGREPTIDEIAKEMKIDRKTLSYIMIFTQDTASVDSFFRNSDNNDMTSIIEDKNFPSPHQKAFMDSLRDTLTEALKCLDEKERTVIISRYGLYGKEAKTLEDTGKELNITRERVRQIQIKAIKKLAGLNLSKELKSFLWD; via the coding sequence TTGTTAAAAAAAGATATTAATCAAGAGTATAAGGGACCTGTTAGCGTATATTTAAAGCAAATAGGTGAAATAAGAAGACTCACTAAAGAAGAAGAACTTGATTTATGGCAGCGTCTTGAAGTTTGCCGGGATAATAGAGCAGCATTAGAAAATAATGATGATGCAGAATCTTTAAAAAAAATAGAAGAGATAGATAAAGAAATAGATTCTATACAGCATAAACTTGTAAAATCTAATTTGAGACTCGTAATAAGCATAGCAAAGAGATATTATAACAGCGGAGTACCTTTTATTGATATAATAGATGAGGGTAATATCGGTCTTATAGAGGCGGTTAAAAGATTTGAATATAAAAAAGGATTTAAATTTTCTACTTACGGTGTTTGGTGGATAAAGCAGAGCATAGTTAAAGAAATATCAAGCAAAAGGCATATTATAAGATTTCCTATGCATATAGCAAGGCTGATAAAAAAGAGCATACAAACTTCAAAAATACTTACTCAAAAATTGGGCAGAGAGCCTACTATAGATGAAATAGCTAAAGAAATGAAAATAGATAGAAAAACTCTCTCGTATATAATGATATTTACTCAGGATACTGCTAGTGTTGATTCTTTTTTCAGAAATTCGGATAATAATGATATGACTTCTATTATAGAAGATAAAAATTTCCCTTCACCGCATCAGAAAGCATTTATGGATAGTTTGAGAGATACTTTAACAGAGGCACTTAAATGCTTAGATGAAAAAGAAAGAACTGTAATTATATCAAGATACGGATTATACGGAAAAGAGGCTAAAACTCTTGAAGATACAGGAAAAGAATTAAATATTACAAGAGAAAGAGTAAGACAGATTCAAATAAAGGCTATAAAGAAACTTGCGGGGCTTAATTTATCTAAAGAATTAAAAAGTTTCTTATGGGATTAA
- a CDS encoding PepSY-like domain-containing protein: MNKKIILLFLTVSIFAYADGMYIAPNQLPSNILQFIKTHFQNTAIIYVEMDRKTYEIALDNGVEIEFFRNGELKEIDGNYTALPSNILPQSVANTVAKTYPNTVITKIKKKWNIYEVKLNNMMELYIDASSGQLLGQKFDD; this comes from the coding sequence ATGAATAAGAAAATAATATTATTATTTTTAACAGTGTCTATTTTCGCATACGCTGACGGAATGTATATTGCTCCAAATCAGCTGCCGAGCAATATACTTCAATTTATAAAAACACATTTCCAAAATACAGCAATTATATATGTTGAAATGGATAGAAAGACTTATGAAATAGCTTTAGACAACGGAGTTGAAATAGAGTTCTTCAGAAATGGTGAATTAAAAGAGATAGATGGAAATTATACTGCTTTGCCTTCAAATATACTTCCTCAATCTGTAGCAAATACAGTAGCTAAAACTTATCCAAATACAGTAATAACTAAAATCAAAAAGAAATGGAATATATACGAAGTAAAACTCAATAATATGATGGAGCTTTATATAGATGCTAGCAGCGGACAGCTTTTAGGACAGAAATTTGATGATTAA
- a CDS encoding PepSY-like domain-containing protein yields MNMKKNIIMTIALIFVLQITAFSQYYGQYDNNISQKTMSFIKSAYPNTQVFKLKGSKEGGYKVTLSNGAKIDFSYSGEWVNVDGKYNGVPENIIPRSVLSTIKNTYPQSIVVKIKREWGNYKVKLNNGMELLISENGQLFGQRYK; encoded by the coding sequence ATGAATATGAAAAAGAATATTATTATGACTATTGCATTGATTTTCGTTTTGCAAATCACTGCATTCTCTCAGTATTATGGTCAGTATGATAATAACATATCACAAAAAACTATGTCTTTTATCAAATCTGCCTACCCTAATACCCAAGTTTTTAAATTAAAAGGAAGCAAAGAAGGCGGATACAAAGTAACATTATCAAATGGGGCAAAAATAGATTTTTCATATTCTGGAGAATGGGTTAATGTAGATGGAAAATATAATGGAGTTCCTGAAAATATTATACCAAGAAGTGTTTTAAGCACTATAAAAAATACATACCCTCAATCTATAGTAGTGAAAATAAAAAGAGAATGGGGCAATTATAAAGTAAAATTAAATAATGGTATGGAATTATTAATATCCGAAAACGGACAATTATTCGGACAAAGATATAAATAA